The Lactuca sativa cultivar Salinas chromosome 2, Lsat_Salinas_v11, whole genome shotgun sequence genome includes a window with the following:
- the LOC111916446 gene encoding uncharacterized protein LOC111916446 — MGFRGILKMMLTEVPGNDRKTKKSFDPYSATSNFNESSAYSVLLYVDSVKVELIKDERKRLVIFHWSTKKMKTRENYEKEELGDFGTRELNEEFNEEQLNKEDYKIMIMMEFKKLQILEDIIDDDDEDGEEENGSDDDESIKGSENDEETRMREVKVEEWKMKKKRIMKEGKIMKEEEKKIRKKIRTRELKAVITLHESRKMKQKRIMKEGQIMKNEVLMEICDCVEGKNLDGNKVETVKEKMENNHKMLKVQVWRVRIWMGRMLKQEKEKKWRTTLKCLEGKNLEDKKVVEGKNLEELMTKYIEDKPIPKPKKEEKKKKIDKEMKEKMEREAKEKDDNRYNLFRK, encoded by the exons ATGGGATTTAGGGGGATTTTAAAAATGATGTTGACAGAGGTGCCGGGG AATGATAGGAAAACCAAAAAATCCTTTGATCCATACAGTGCAACAAGCAATTTTAATGAATCATCTGCTTATTCGGTG TTACTATATGTAGACAGTGTTAAAGTTGAGCTTATAAAAGATGAAAGAAAACGTCTAGTGATCTTCCATTGGAGTACAAAGAAGATGAAGACGAGAGAAAATTATGAGAAAGAAGAGCTGGGAGATTTTGGAACAAGAGAATTGAATGAGGAGTTCAATGAGGAACAGTTGAATAAGGAG GATTATAAAATAATGATTATGATGGAGTTTAAGAAGCTACAAAT TTTGGAAGATAttattgatgatgatgatgaagatggtgAAGAAGAAAATGGAAGTGATGATGATGAAAGTATTAAAGGAAGTGAAAATGACGAAGAAACGAGGATGAGGGAGGTGAAGGTG GAGGAGTGGAAAATGAAGAAGAAAAGAATAATGAAGGAGGGAAAAATAATGAAGGAGGAG GAGAAGAAAATTAGGAAGAAGATAAGGACAAGGGAACTGAAGGCGGTGATAACATTACATGAGAGCAGGAAAATGAAGCAGAAAAGAATAATGAAGGAGGGCCAGATAATGAAGAATGAG gTTTTGATGGAAAT ATGTGATT GTGTGGAGGGTAAGAATCTGGATGGCAACAAAGTTGAAACAGTGAAGGAAAAAATGGAGAATAACCATAAAATGTTGAAGGTGCAA gtGTGGAGGGTAAGAATCTGGATGGGAAGAATGTTGAAACAGGAGAAGGAAAAAAAATGGAGAACAACCTTAAAAT GTCTAGAGGGGAAGAATCTGGAAGATAAGAAAGTTGTGGAAGGGAAGAATCTGGAAG AATTGATG ACAAAGTACATTGAGGATAAGCCAATTCCAAAACCAaaaaaagaggagaagaagaaaaagatagATAAAGAAATGAAGGAAAAAATGGAACGGGAAGCAAAGGAAAAAGACGATAACCGATACAATCTATTCAGGAAATAA